The Bacteroidia bacterium genome segment TCTTCGATCCTTAAGCCGTGTCTGCTAATCGCATCACGATCAATATCCAAAAGCAGATAAGGCTTGCCCACAATACGATCAGCGAAGACTGCTGCGTCTTTGACTCCTTCTACTTCTTTCAGTTCTTGTTCCAATTCTAGCCCGAAAGCTTCAATCGCTCTAAGGTCTGGGCCGCGAACTTTGATGCCCATGGGTGCGCGCATACCCGTTTGCAGCATCACCAACCTTGTCTGTATAGGCTGTAATTTAGGAGCAGAAGTAATACCTGGAAGCCGCGTTGATTTGACGATTTCCTCCCAAATATCATCTGGACTTTGAATATGGTCTCTCCATTGCCGAAAATATTGCCCATTTGGATCAGGGATTAGTTCTCTATTTGCATCTTGCTGGTATTCCCCCGCTTCCGCATCATAAGCGAAGCGAATTCGATGGCCTTGTTCATCTGTTTTGTACTCTGATTTGTAGAGAATGACATTCTCGTACATAGACATGGGGGCAGGATCGAGGGCACTTTCTACCCGTCCGGCCTTACCTACAACGGTTTCAACTTCGGGAATAGCTGTTACTGCCATATCCAGTAAGCGTAGATTCTTGATATTTTCTTGCATGCCTGCATGAGGCATTGCAGTAGGCATCAGCAGGAAAGAACCCTCATCCAGGGCGGGCATAAATTCCTCTCCAGTCTGTTGAAGAACCAAATACCCTTGATAGATCAGCAACCCAACGAGGCTTAGGAAAATGAATTTATATTTTAGTAAAAAGCGAAGGATGCGTTCATAAAAATGTATAATGACATAGAAAGTCCCGATTAATAATCCGATAATAGAACTGACAAACATAAAGTTAGTCAGCAGGGATTTGCTAACACCAAGGGGCATCCAAACACGGGTAAGTAGAAAAGCTACGATGACCGCGTAAATAACCGGTTGCAACCAGTTGAAGAGTGAAACGAGACCATTCCTATTATCCCTAATCCATAATCCAGCTATTCCCATTATCCCAATCAAACTAATGAGCCAGGTTAAGGGGTGATAAAGAGTCAGGATAATACCTACCAGAAATAGGATGCTATTAAGTATATATCGGATACTTTTTTGCCGGATCCGAATGGAAAAAAGGGAATGAGCCAGAGGTGGAAGGATGGTAATAGCCACAATGATAGAGGCCACCAAAGCAAAGGTCTTAGTATAGGCCAATGGTTTGAACAATTTTCCTTCTGCTGCCTCCATCGTAAACACAGGCAAGAAACTGATGACCGTAGTTGCTACCGCCGTAATGATAGCCGAAGCAACTTCTACGGTAGCTTCATAGATGGTAGTTAGGAGGTTTTCTCCTTCTGGCGCCTCTTCCATGCGCTTCACCATGCTTTCTGCCATAACAATTCCCATGTCAACCATGGTTCCGATGGCAATTGCGATTCCTGACAAGGCTACGATATTGGCATCCACTCCTAAATAGCGCATGGCGATAAAACACATCAGTATTGCGATGGGAAGGGTACTGCTCACTAAAAAGGAAGACTTAAGATTGAGGAGCATTAAGATCACCACAATGACCGTAATGAGGATTTCCAGCGTTAGGGCTTCTTGAAGCGTACCAATAGTTTCTTGGATGAGTTCTGTCCGATCATAAAAAGGCACTATTTTTACTTGTGAAATCGTCCCATTTGCTAAGGTTTTTGCTGGCAAACCAGGTTCTATTTCGGCTATTTGCCGCTTCACATTTTGGATAACTTCGAGTGGATTGGCTCCATATCTTGCGACGATTACGCCACCAACGGCTTCTGCTCCTGATTTGTCTAACACTCCTCTGCGTGTGGCTGGTCCAAGGTGCACATTGGCAATATCACCCACATGGATAGGGACATTATTTTCAGATCGAATGACACTTTTTTCGATGTCTTCAATCTGCTTTACATAACCCAAGCCTCGAACGAAATACTCTGCCAGATTAATTTCGATGGTTTGTGCGCCAACATCAAGGTTACTCCCCTTGATCGCTCGCATCACCTGATCCAAAGTGATACCATAAGTTTTCATCGCATCTGGGTCCACATCCACCTGATACTCCTTAACATATCCTCCAATAGAGGCTACCTCGGATACTCCTTCAGCAGATGAAAGTCCGTAGCGTACATAAAAGTCCTGTATGGTTCTTAACTCTTGTGGATTCCAACCTCCTGTCGGGTTTCCTGTGCTGTCTCTCCCTTCTAAGGTGTACCAATATATTTGCCCTAAAGCTGTTGCATCAGGACCAAGGGTTGGTTGTACGCCTCCTGGTAGAAGGTTGGCAGGAAGGGAATTGAGTTTTTCCAGAATACGACTCCGGCTCCAATAAAAATCTACATCATCATTGAAAATGATGTAAATACTAGAGAAACCAAACATCGAATTGGATCGAATACTTTTCACCCCAGGTATTCCTAACAAAGCGGTAGTTAAAGGATAGGATATCTGATCTTCCATGTCCTGAGGAGATCGTCCCATCCATTTGGTGAAGACAATTTGTTGGTTTTCTCCTATATCAGGGATGGCATCAACCGCTACGGGATCACGTGGTAAATTCCCTATTCCAAAATCAAAGGGAGCGGTAGCGAGTCCCCATCCTACAAAAACTAGGAGGAGAAGCCAGGCGACCAGCTTATTTTCCAGGAAAAAGCGAATATATTTAGCTAACATAAGTCAAATTCAGTTTAGGTTTACACACTTTTGAAAACGGATTTTTCTTAAACATGCTCAATAGAAATAGGCCACCTTGATGTTTTCACACCAAGTCGCCGAAGCTGAAAATGATTTCATTAACAAAGAAAAGTTTGCAAGCTCGATATGAGGTCGCAAACAAGGAGCGGGGGTTTGTAGTTTTGGTGAGGGTGGGAAAACTTGTGGTCTTCGGGTAAGATTAGCTTAAGAACTATTGCTATGAACCCAAGAAGCAGAGGATCTATTTCAAGCTGGGTAATAGAGGTCTTGGCTTGTAAGTCCTGTTCTGGCTTCAATACCTCAACAGTATCTTCGCAGCAGTCTTTTTCAGGTGAGGTTGAATTATCCTTTTGGTGAGAAGG includes the following:
- a CDS encoding efflux RND transporter permease subunit codes for the protein MLAKYIRFFLENKLVAWLLLLVFVGWGLATAPFDFGIGNLPRDPVAVDAIPDIGENQQIVFTKWMGRSPQDMEDQISYPLTTALLGIPGVKSIRSNSMFGFSSIYIIFNDDVDFYWSRSRILEKLNSLPANLLPGGVQPTLGPDATALGQIYWYTLEGRDSTGNPTGGWNPQELRTIQDFYVRYGLSSAEGVSEVASIGGYVKEYQVDVDPDAMKTYGITLDQVMRAIKGSNLDVGAQTIEINLAEYFVRGLGYVKQIEDIEKSVIRSENNVPIHVGDIANVHLGPATRRGVLDKSGAEAVGGVIVARYGANPLEVIQNVKRQIAEIEPGLPAKTLANGTISQVKIVPFYDRTELIQETIGTLQEALTLEILITVIVVILMLLNLKSSFLVSSTLPIAILMCFIAMRYLGVDANIVALSGIAIAIGTMVDMGIVMAESMVKRMEEAPEGENLLTTIYEATVEVASAIITAVATTVISFLPVFTMEAAEGKLFKPLAYTKTFALVASIIVAITILPPLAHSLFSIRIRQKSIRYILNSILFLVGIILTLYHPLTWLISLIGIMGIAGLWIRDNRNGLVSLFNWLQPVIYAVIVAFLLTRVWMPLGVSKSLLTNFMFVSSIIGLLIGTFYVIIHFYERILRFLLKYKFIFLSLVGLLIYQGYLVLQQTGEEFMPALDEGSFLLMPTAMPHAGMQENIKNLRLLDMAVTAIPEVETVVGKAGRVESALDPAPMSMYENVILYKSEYKTDEQGHRIRFAYDAEAGEYQQDANRELIPDPNGQYFRQWRDHIQSPDDIWEEIVKSTRLPGITSAPKLQPIQTRLVMLQTGMRAPMGIKVRGPDLRAIEAFGLELEQELKEVEGVKDAAVFADRIVGKPYLLLDIDRDAISRHGLRIEDVQRYIQAAIGGMNMTTTVEGRERYAIRIRYPRELRDDPEVLQRVLLPSSNGGQIPLGELVKIKYKQGPQSIKSEDGFLIGYVLFDREDGYSEVEVVNQAQSYLEGQIEVGALEVPAGISYRFAGNYEQQVRASKRLALVVPIALGLIFLILYFQFSSVITSLMVFTGVFIAFSGGFLMIGLYDQPWFLDFTLFGTNLRDLFQVETINLSVAVWVGFLALFGIATDDGVLVATFLRDSFRSNNPSDIAEIRDAVVAGGMRRVRPAMMTTATTILALLPILTSTGRGADIMLPMAIPSFGGMVLQSLTMFTVPVLYSLWQEWQFNVEQRKKS